The following are encoded in a window of Aromatoleum petrolei genomic DNA:
- a CDS encoding nuclear transport factor 2 family protein gives MGIEEFMQGYKAAWEARDEARFVALFTPDGAYHNTPFAVQRGPAELAAYWERVKLQEDVQVTYEVLANTGDSGIAHWHTTYQVASEELFQIWAKSTGTNLVARRPGDPLPRMVLDGILHAKFAGSLCSEARIWWHSMPQTS, from the coding sequence ATGGGCATCGAAGAGTTCATGCAGGGGTACAAGGCCGCCTGGGAGGCGCGCGACGAAGCGAGATTTGTCGCCCTGTTCACACCCGACGGGGCCTACCACAACACCCCCTTCGCAGTGCAGCGCGGGCCGGCCGAGTTGGCCGCGTACTGGGAGCGCGTGAAACTGCAGGAGGATGTGCAGGTCACCTACGAAGTTCTCGCCAACACCGGAGACTCCGGCATTGCTCACTGGCACACGACCTACCAGGTCGCGTCGGAGGAATTGTTCCAGATCTGGGCGAAGTCGACCGGTACGAACTTGGTCGCCCGCCGCCCCGGAGATCCGTTGCCGCGGATGGTGCTCGACGGAATCCTGCACGCGAAATTCGCGGGCTCGTTGTGCTCCGAAGCCCGCATCTGGTGGCACAGCATGCCGCAAACCTCTTGA
- a CDS encoding DUF1329 domain-containing protein, producing MRLTQTLLSAALALALSGAAVAAITPEEAKKLGTTLTAVGAEKAGNKDGTIPEYTGGLTTAPAGFKAGDGIRPNPFANEKPRLVIDAKNLAQHADKLTEGTKALLQKYPSFRVDVYPTHRSVAFPKFVADNTLKTATQAKTNNDGRSIEGAHAGFPFPIPKTGYEAMWNHLVRYNGQAYEVKYRNLNVDAAGRTTLATEGVNVQEYPFWDASKSSAETYWRIKNTYTGPARRAGEALLIVDPLDIGTKDRRAWTYLPGQRRVKVAPDLSHDTPNPGTAGGNTFDDIFIFIGSMDRFDFKLVGKKEMIVPYNAYTAVYQAKQDDLLKPNHLNPDLVRWELHRVWVVEATLREGKRHVYSKRTFYLDEDSWAALASDQYDARGQLYRAGFAYMAPSYDLPAPYTDMFGHYDLVAGIYSLTGFAAETGGMRQTKPLTDRDWSPDSLAGSGIR from the coding sequence ATGAGACTCACGCAAACCCTGCTGTCGGCCGCACTCGCGCTGGCCCTGAGCGGCGCGGCGGTGGCCGCGATCACGCCCGAAGAGGCGAAGAAGCTCGGCACCACGCTCACCGCGGTCGGCGCCGAGAAGGCCGGCAACAAGGACGGCACCATCCCCGAGTACACCGGCGGGCTCACCACGGCCCCGGCGGGCTTCAAGGCGGGCGACGGCATCCGCCCCAACCCCTTCGCCAACGAGAAGCCGCGCCTCGTGATCGACGCCAAGAACCTGGCGCAGCACGCCGACAAGCTCACCGAAGGCACCAAGGCGCTGCTGCAGAAGTACCCCAGCTTCCGCGTCGACGTCTATCCGACGCACCGCAGCGTCGCCTTCCCCAAGTTCGTCGCCGACAACACGCTCAAGACGGCCACGCAGGCCAAGACCAACAACGACGGGCGCTCGATCGAAGGCGCGCACGCCGGCTTCCCCTTCCCGATCCCCAAGACGGGTTATGAAGCGATGTGGAACCACCTCGTGCGCTACAACGGCCAGGCCTACGAGGTGAAGTACCGCAACCTCAACGTCGATGCGGCCGGGCGCACCACGCTCGCCACCGAAGGCGTGAACGTGCAGGAGTACCCGTTCTGGGATGCGTCGAAGAGCTCGGCCGAGACCTACTGGCGCATCAAGAACACCTACACGGGCCCCGCGCGGCGCGCGGGCGAGGCGCTCCTGATCGTCGATCCGCTCGACATCGGCACCAAGGACCGGCGTGCGTGGACCTACCTGCCGGGTCAGCGGCGCGTAAAAGTCGCCCCGGACCTCTCGCACGACACCCCCAACCCGGGCACGGCCGGCGGCAACACCTTCGACGACATCTTCATCTTCATCGGCTCGATGGACCGCTTCGACTTCAAGCTCGTGGGCAAGAAGGAGATGATCGTGCCGTACAACGCCTACACCGCGGTGTACCAGGCGAAGCAGGACGATCTGCTCAAACCCAACCACCTCAACCCGGATCTCGTGCGCTGGGAGCTGCACCGCGTGTGGGTGGTGGAAGCGACGCTGCGCGAAGGCAAGCGCCACGTGTATAGCAAGCGCACCTTCTACCTCGACGAGGACTCGTGGGCGGCGCTCGCCTCCGACCAGTACGACGCCCGTGGCCAGCTCTACCGCGCGGGCTTCGCCTACATGGCCCCGAGCTACGACCTGCCCGCGCCCTACACCGACATGTTCGGCCACTACGACCTCGTGGCGGGCATCTACTCGCTGACCGGCTTCGCCGCCGAGACCGGCGGCATGCGCCAGACCAAGCCGCTCACCGACCGCGACTGGTCACCCGACTCGCTCGCCGGCTCGGGCATCCGCTAA
- a CDS encoding WD40/YVTN/BNR-like repeat-containing protein — protein MNVHRFGGAALALALLMPAAAPAAAGFQDVLDVPAMASELATKGLINGLAQAGSRVVGVGQRGHVVYSDDQGRSWRQAKVPVSSDLVAVSFPTPQQGWAVGHDGVVLATSDAGASWTKQLDGRALGEVMLAHYKAKGEAAWIVEAERFAAQGAENPFLDVWFSDERNGFVVGAFNLILRTTDGGKRWTPWLDRTDNPQALHLYGIRGAAGDVYVVGEQGLVLRLDAAAGRFTRVATPYPGSYFGVTGTNSAVIVFGLRGNAYRSTDRGATWHKVETGVQEGLTAGAALGEGGVLLASQAGRILVSQDGGERFSPVKLERATPASAVHALGTDAVVVAGARGVRVQPLR, from the coding sequence ATGAATGTGCATCGATTCGGTGGCGCAGCGCTCGCGCTCGCGCTGCTGATGCCGGCCGCGGCCCCCGCCGCCGCGGGCTTCCAGGACGTGCTCGACGTGCCGGCGATGGCGAGCGAGCTGGCGACGAAGGGCCTGATCAACGGCCTTGCGCAGGCGGGGTCGCGGGTGGTCGGCGTGGGCCAGCGCGGCCACGTCGTGTACTCCGACGACCAGGGCCGGAGCTGGCGCCAGGCGAAAGTGCCGGTGAGCTCGGACCTCGTCGCGGTGAGCTTCCCGACGCCGCAGCAGGGCTGGGCGGTGGGCCACGACGGCGTGGTGCTCGCGACGAGCGATGCCGGTGCGAGCTGGACCAAGCAGCTTGACGGCCGGGCGCTGGGCGAAGTGATGCTCGCGCACTACAAGGCCAAGGGCGAGGCGGCGTGGATCGTCGAGGCCGAGCGCTTCGCCGCGCAGGGCGCGGAGAACCCCTTCCTCGACGTGTGGTTCAGCGATGAGCGCAACGGCTTCGTCGTGGGCGCCTTCAACCTGATCCTGCGCACCACCGACGGTGGCAAGCGCTGGACGCCGTGGCTCGACCGCACCGACAACCCGCAGGCGCTGCACCTCTACGGCATCCGCGGCGCCGCCGGCGACGTGTATGTCGTGGGCGAACAGGGCCTCGTGCTGCGCCTCGACGCGGCGGCCGGACGCTTTACGCGCGTCGCCACCCCGTACCCGGGCAGCTACTTCGGCGTGACCGGCACGAACAGCGCCGTCATCGTCTTCGGCCTGCGCGGCAACGCGTACCGCAGCACCGACCGCGGCGCCACCTGGCACAAAGTGGAGACCGGGGTGCAGGAGGGGCTCACGGCCGGCGCCGCGCTGGGCGAGGGCGGCGTGCTGCTCGCCAGCCAGGCCGGGCGCATCCTCGTGAGCCAGGATGGCGGCGAGCGTTTCTCGCCCGTGAAGCTCGAGCGCGCCACGCCGGCTTCGGCGGTGCACGCCCTCGGCACGGATGCGGTGGTCGTCGCGGGTGCCCGCGGCGTGCGCGTCCAGCCCCTTCGCTAA
- a CDS encoding DUF1302 domain-containing protein, with protein MRRQGSAPARRKMALAVAAATLALSGTAQAFELDTGNADLQVRWDNTVRYNIASRVESRNSKFANSALTDEGTYSFDRGDLVANRLDLLSELDVVYQGKTGFRVSGAAWVDAAYGDKSESNPNAPFAAIPSYRDHEYSRYTKRYYAGPSGELLDAFVFANFDAASVPVRLKAGRHTVFWGESLFLGGALHSVSYAQMPLDLQKGFATPGAEAKELFRPLNQLSGQAQLTDTLSVSAQYFMEWEAYRYPEGGTYLGPVDFAFNGPDRQFISRGLGFAANGKPVEPRQSGEYGVSLRWSPEALDGTLGFYYRRYADKLPQTFLTRVGPGVSRYNLIYADDIDLFGVSLAKNIGGVSVGAELSYRRNTPLNSQVLGISTTGLPDRGDTSGPRGDTFHGLVNVLGLVSETPAFDAASWAAELTWAKWDKVRSGERLFYATGFAPCAGRDKWDGCTTKDFFGLALAFTPTWYQVLPGVDLSAPLAVSVGLSGNAPTVFGGNEGNGNYSVGLSADVFQKYRIDLKYIDYFGKYRDNGTALTTQNGFTTLLQDRGFVSLTLKTTF; from the coding sequence ATGAGGAGACAAGGTTCGGCTCCGGCGCGCAGGAAGATGGCGCTGGCCGTCGCCGCAGCGACGCTGGCCCTGAGCGGCACCGCACAGGCGTTCGAGCTTGACACGGGGAACGCGGACCTGCAGGTTCGTTGGGACAACACCGTGCGCTACAACATCGCCTCGCGGGTGGAGTCGCGCAACAGCAAGTTTGCCAACTCGGCGCTCACCGACGAGGGTACGTACAGCTTCGACCGGGGCGATCTGGTGGCCAACCGCCTCGACCTCTTGTCCGAGCTCGACGTGGTGTACCAGGGCAAGACCGGCTTTCGCGTGAGCGGCGCGGCGTGGGTCGACGCGGCCTACGGCGACAAGAGCGAATCGAACCCGAACGCCCCGTTCGCGGCCATTCCGAGCTACCGGGACCATGAGTACAGCCGCTACACCAAGCGCTACTACGCCGGCCCCTCGGGCGAGCTGCTCGACGCCTTCGTGTTCGCCAACTTCGACGCCGCGAGCGTGCCGGTGCGCCTGAAGGCGGGCCGTCACACGGTGTTCTGGGGTGAATCGCTGTTCCTCGGCGGCGCGCTGCACAGCGTCTCCTACGCGCAGATGCCGCTCGACCTGCAGAAGGGTTTCGCGACCCCCGGCGCCGAAGCGAAGGAACTCTTCCGCCCGCTCAACCAGCTCTCGGGCCAGGCCCAGCTCACCGACACGCTGTCGGTGTCGGCGCAGTACTTCATGGAATGGGAAGCCTACCGCTACCCCGAAGGGGGCACCTACCTCGGCCCGGTCGACTTCGCCTTCAACGGCCCCGACCGCCAGTTCATCAGCCGCGGGCTGGGCTTCGCCGCCAACGGCAAGCCGGTCGAGCCCAGGCAGTCCGGCGAATACGGCGTGTCGCTGCGCTGGTCGCCCGAAGCGCTCGACGGCACGCTCGGCTTCTACTACCGCCGCTACGCCGACAAGCTGCCGCAGACCTTCCTCACGCGGGTCGGCCCGGGCGTCTCCCGCTACAACCTCATCTACGCCGACGACATCGACCTCTTCGGCGTGAGCCTGGCCAAGAACATCGGCGGCGTGAGCGTCGGCGCCGAACTCTCCTACCGCCGCAACACCCCGCTCAACTCGCAGGTGCTGGGCATCTCGACCACGGGGCTACCCGATCGGGGCGACACCAGCGGCCCGCGTGGCGACACCTTCCACGGGCTCGTGAACGTGCTGGGGCTCGTCTCCGAGACCCCGGCGTTCGATGCCGCGAGCTGGGCGGCCGAGCTCACCTGGGCCAAATGGGACAAGGTGCGTAGCGGCGAACGCCTCTTCTACGCCACCGGCTTCGCCCCCTGTGCCGGCCGCGACAAGTGGGACGGCTGCACGACCAAGGACTTCTTCGGCCTCGCGCTCGCCTTCACCCCGACCTGGTACCAGGTGCTGCCCGGGGTGGATCTGTCGGCGCCGCTGGCGGTGTCGGTGGGCCTCTCGGGCAACGCCCCGACGGTGTTCGGCGGCAACGAAGGCAACGGCAACTACAGCGTCGGGCTCTCGGCGGACGTGTTCCAGAAGTACCGCATCGATCTCAAGTACATCGACTACTTCGGCAAGTACCGCGACAACGGCACCGCGCTCACCACACAAAACGGCTTCACCACGCTGCTGCAGGACCGCGGCTTCGTGAGCCTGACACTGAAGACGACCTTCTGA
- a CDS encoding fatty acid--CoA ligase, whose amino-acid sequence MPDNTIVATPSAYTYPLLVKQLLLNSVNLHGDQEITYRGEMRYTFRDFRARVGKLASALTALGVRHGTTVAVMDWDSHRYLESYFGIPMMGATMFTVNVRLSPQQIAYTLNDSEAEVVLVHADFVPLLEQLKPELKNVRQIVVMADGQAVPATSLSFAGEYEALVEAASADFEFRDFDENTKAATFYTTGTTGDPKGVCYSHRQIVMHTLGTALSLTSQPEGQRLHRDDVYMPITPMFHVLAWGVPYIAMLLGLRTVLPGRYVPDLLLKLQREERVTFSHCVPTILQMLLQAPSGADQDLSGWKIIIGGSALSPVLCRAAVERGIDVFAGYGMSETGPVVALAQLSADDVTADLGEEVHLRCLTGRPVPLVDFRVVDADMNDVPRDGKTQGEIVLRAPFLTQGYFKKPEASEELWAGGYLHTQDVAVVRPDGFVQIVDRIKDVIKTGGEWVSSIEVEGLIGEVPGVQESAVVGVRDEKWGERPMAYVVCKPGVTVDVEAIRLHLLGLVESNRISKYAVPDAERIVFVAEIPKTSVGKINKKVLRERTA is encoded by the coding sequence ATGCCGGACAATACGATCGTCGCCACGCCTTCGGCCTATACCTACCCGCTGCTGGTGAAGCAGCTGCTGCTCAATTCGGTCAACCTGCATGGCGACCAGGAGATCACCTATCGCGGGGAGATGCGCTACACCTTTCGCGATTTCCGCGCGCGCGTCGGCAAGCTCGCGTCGGCGCTGACGGCGCTGGGTGTGCGCCACGGCACGACGGTGGCGGTGATGGATTGGGACAGCCATCGCTATCTGGAGAGCTACTTCGGCATCCCGATGATGGGCGCGACGATGTTCACCGTGAACGTGCGCCTGTCGCCGCAGCAGATCGCCTACACGCTCAACGATTCCGAGGCGGAGGTGGTGCTGGTGCATGCGGACTTCGTGCCGCTGCTCGAGCAGCTGAAGCCCGAATTGAAGAACGTGCGGCAGATCGTGGTGATGGCCGACGGGCAGGCGGTGCCGGCGACGTCGCTCTCCTTTGCGGGTGAGTACGAGGCGCTGGTGGAGGCGGCGTCGGCGGATTTCGAATTCCGCGATTTCGACGAGAACACGAAGGCGGCGACTTTCTACACGACCGGCACGACGGGCGACCCCAAGGGGGTGTGCTACAGCCACCGCCAGATCGTGATGCACACGCTGGGCACGGCCCTGAGCCTGACTTCGCAGCCAGAGGGGCAGCGGCTGCATCGCGATGACGTGTACATGCCGATCACGCCGATGTTCCACGTGCTGGCGTGGGGCGTGCCCTACATCGCGATGCTGCTGGGCCTGCGGACGGTGCTGCCGGGGCGCTACGTGCCGGACCTGCTGTTGAAGCTACAGCGCGAGGAGAGGGTGACCTTCTCTCATTGCGTGCCGACGATCCTGCAGATGCTGCTGCAGGCGCCGTCCGGGGCGGATCAGGATCTTTCCGGCTGGAAGATCATCATCGGCGGTTCGGCGCTGTCGCCGGTGCTGTGCCGCGCGGCAGTGGAGCGGGGCATCGATGTGTTCGCGGGCTACGGGATGTCGGAGACGGGGCCGGTGGTGGCGCTCGCTCAGCTGTCGGCTGACGACGTAACGGCGGATCTGGGCGAGGAGGTGCATCTGCGCTGCCTGACGGGTCGGCCTGTGCCGCTGGTGGACTTCCGCGTGGTCGATGCCGACATGAACGACGTGCCGCGCGACGGCAAGACGCAGGGCGAGATCGTGCTGCGCGCGCCCTTCCTGACGCAGGGCTATTTCAAGAAACCGGAGGCGTCCGAGGAGCTGTGGGCGGGGGGCTACCTGCACACGCAGGACGTTGCGGTGGTGCGGCCGGACGGCTTCGTGCAGATCGTCGATCGCATCAAGGATGTGATCAAGACCGGCGGCGAGTGGGTGTCGTCGATCGAGGTCGAGGGGTTGATCGGCGAGGTGCCGGGCGTCCAGGAGTCGGCTGTGGTGGGCGTGCGCGACGAGAAATGGGGTGAGCGCCCGATGGCCTACGTGGTGTGCAAGCCCGGGGTGACCGTCGATGTGGAGGCGATCCGCCTCCATCTGCTGGGGCTCGTGGAGTCGAATCGCATCAGCAAGTACGCGGTGCCGGATGCCGAACGCATCGTATTCGTCGCGGAAATTCCGAAGACCAGCGTCGGCAAGATCAACAAGAAGGTTCTGCGCGAGCGGACTGCCTGA
- a CDS encoding universal stress protein — MYRHLLVPIDGTDLATETVSNAVEFARSLGARITFFHAQPNHAAAFGGESEIVRLTSPADFAYAYQGRARELLAKAESAARALGVPCDSSTAVSDSPWRAIIAAAQDSGCDLIYMASHGRRSSIGMMLGSQTLKVLVNAGIPVLVAATSSPPATSQAIGIIRDEHRSLAAVLHAWLHLLETDGSPTEGSRDELMRAMLHYIKAFPVALHHPKEEDYLFRKLRERTSQCNAELDELERQHERDLQLVDALAEAVDRHTAGEADLASVKEAVSRYALFIWEHMGREEGVILPAAQRYLTQEDWDEINAAFSENCDPRFGRDTDAEFKRLFSRIVNLAPSPAKQ; from the coding sequence ATGTATCGCCATCTGCTCGTGCCCATCGACGGTACCGATCTCGCGACCGAAACCGTCAGCAACGCCGTCGAATTCGCCCGCAGCCTCGGTGCCCGCATCACCTTCTTCCACGCGCAGCCGAACCATGCGGCGGCGTTCGGGGGCGAATCCGAGATCGTGCGCCTGACCTCGCCGGCCGACTTCGCCTACGCCTACCAGGGGCGCGCCCGCGAACTGCTGGCGAAGGCCGAATCGGCGGCGCGGGCGCTCGGTGTGCCGTGCGATTCCTCCACCGCAGTCAGCGATTCGCCCTGGCGCGCGATCATCGCCGCGGCACAGGATTCCGGCTGCGACCTGATCTACATGGCTTCGCACGGACGGCGCAGCAGCATCGGCATGATGCTGGGTTCGCAGACGCTGAAAGTGCTGGTGAATGCGGGCATCCCGGTGCTGGTCGCAGCGACGTCGAGCCCGCCCGCCACCTCGCAGGCGATCGGCATCATCCGCGACGAACACCGTTCGCTCGCCGCGGTGCTGCACGCCTGGCTGCACCTGCTGGAAACGGATGGCAGCCCGACCGAGGGCTCGCGCGACGAACTGATGCGCGCGATGCTTCACTACATCAAGGCCTTCCCGGTCGCGCTGCACCACCCGAAGGAAGAGGACTACCTGTTCCGCAAGCTGCGCGAACGCACCTCGCAGTGCAACGCCGAACTGGACGAACTGGAGCGCCAGCACGAGCGCGACCTGCAACTGGTGGATGCACTGGCCGAAGCGGTGGACCGCCATACGGCCGGCGAGGCAGACCTCGCGAGCGTGAAGGAAGCGGTGAGCCGCTACGCGCTCTTCATCTGGGAGCACATGGGGCGCGAGGAAGGCGTGATCCTGCCCGCCGCGCAGCGCTACCTCACTCAGGAGGACTGGGACGAGATCAACGCAGCCTTCTCCGAAAACTGCGATCCGCGCTTCGGTCGCGACACCGACGCGGAATTCAAGCGGCTGTTCTCGCGCATCGTGAATCTCGCGCCCTCGCCCGCGAAGCAATAA
- a CDS encoding LuxR C-terminal-related transcriptional regulator, translating to MTSAIGAAALPELVLKTTPPRAPRHLLLRPRLSLDEEQFRDRQVVVVQAPPGFGKTSLLAQWRREILARGAAVAWISVDEHTDPQRLLQSLVQAVRSGCGRPAFGRILIEGAGASASELEGVTAWLAEVAQTSLDLVLMVDEAERLPEASFALLSYLLHNAPPNLRLVVAARSGFEHEVADLCSYGYCVLLGAESLRFRLDETLDLVRNRFGTKVDTDTCARIHEIIEGWPLGLQLALAALESGGDPRLVVDALAARAGSRQDQLLGGLLAKLAPDDAAFLMRISVVDMLHPDLCGALTGVADAAERMARLMRDIPIFAVGDDGEWVRLHTLARDALRARLAELPAAEQADVHTRAMRWLEAHGMLEEAARHALAAGERDVAFGLAEQCLYEAALQGQVGMVLDWVELLPEAELDKRPRLRLAAAWVLALSERHDAAERLVARILEGADVDLGLRYECALIGSGAAYYGDEPDRCIALFEPWADAPPAREPRLLQMHANRLSVLAILRGDPALARRHQQQVPRGEYGVAYAYSARWGEFITGLSYLWEGQVRLVEEVLRPALVHADEALGRRHPLSCMLASLLAAAAYERDRVDEAAALLANRLDVLERTGTPETALLAYRTAARVAAAQGVEHRALDLLETLFAIGAARNMPRLCVVSLAEQARMHAGRFRPETCRALAQRVDDILAREEGKHGPVWQRMVELQRTMAHANAAIAAQDWRSARDALERAAPFAEGLKLGRAYIENMALRAWVLDRSSEHGRELLREAMDLAHTYGLVRVFVDAHPAIADWARSLSVDVSGDPEPGRSIAVARVLRPATPTPPRDAAGPRAIPSMVLTPKEREVLELLARNLSNKEVAQAMGVGEETVKWHLKNLFGKLDAANRKHVVRRAQLLGLLEGAE from the coding sequence ATGACCTCTGCGATCGGCGCTGCCGCGCTGCCGGAACTCGTTCTCAAGACCACGCCGCCTCGCGCGCCGCGCCATCTGCTGCTGCGCCCCCGGCTCAGTCTCGACGAAGAACAGTTCCGCGACCGGCAGGTGGTCGTCGTGCAGGCCCCGCCGGGCTTCGGCAAGACCTCGCTGCTCGCGCAGTGGCGGCGCGAGATCCTCGCGCGCGGCGCGGCGGTCGCGTGGATCTCGGTCGACGAACATACCGACCCGCAGCGCCTGCTGCAGAGCCTCGTGCAGGCCGTGCGCTCGGGCTGCGGCCGGCCCGCCTTCGGCCGTATCCTGATCGAGGGCGCCGGGGCGTCGGCGAGCGAGCTCGAAGGCGTCACCGCCTGGCTCGCCGAAGTCGCTCAGACCTCGCTCGACCTTGTGCTGATGGTGGACGAGGCGGAGCGCCTGCCCGAAGCCTCCTTCGCGTTGCTTTCCTACCTGCTGCACAACGCGCCGCCCAACCTGCGCCTCGTCGTCGCCGCGCGCAGCGGCTTCGAGCACGAGGTCGCGGACCTGTGCTCCTACGGCTATTGCGTCCTCCTCGGCGCGGAATCGCTGCGTTTCCGTCTCGACGAGACGCTCGACCTCGTGCGCAACCGCTTCGGTACCAAGGTCGACACCGACACCTGCGCGCGCATCCACGAGATCATCGAAGGCTGGCCGCTGGGCCTGCAGCTCGCGCTCGCGGCTCTCGAAAGCGGCGGCGACCCGCGCCTCGTCGTCGATGCCCTGGCGGCACGCGCCGGCAGCCGCCAGGACCAGCTCCTCGGCGGCCTGCTCGCCAAGCTCGCGCCCGACGACGCGGCCTTCCTCATGCGCATCTCGGTTGTCGACATGCTGCACCCCGACCTGTGCGGCGCGCTCACCGGCGTTGCCGATGCGGCCGAACGCATGGCGCGGCTGATGCGCGACATTCCCATCTTCGCCGTCGGCGACGACGGCGAATGGGTGCGCCTGCACACGCTCGCCCGCGACGCCCTGCGGGCCCGCCTTGCCGAACTGCCCGCAGCCGAACAGGCGGACGTGCACACCCGCGCGATGCGCTGGCTCGAAGCCCACGGAATGCTCGAGGAGGCCGCCCGCCACGCGCTCGCGGCGGGCGAGCGCGACGTCGCCTTCGGCCTCGCCGAGCAGTGCCTCTACGAAGCCGCGCTGCAGGGCCAGGTCGGCATGGTGCTCGACTGGGTGGAACTGCTGCCCGAAGCCGAACTCGACAAGCGCCCGCGGCTACGCCTCGCCGCCGCCTGGGTGCTCGCGCTGAGCGAACGCCACGACGCGGCCGAACGCCTCGTCGCGCGCATCCTCGAGGGGGCGGACGTCGACCTCGGCCTGCGCTACGAATGCGCGCTCATCGGTAGCGGCGCCGCCTATTACGGCGACGAGCCCGACCGCTGCATCGCTCTCTTCGAACCCTGGGCGGACGCGCCTCCCGCGCGCGAACCGCGGCTGCTGCAGATGCATGCCAACCGCCTTTCGGTGCTCGCGATCCTGCGCGGCGACCCGGCACTCGCGCGCCGTCACCAGCAGCAGGTGCCGCGCGGCGAATACGGCGTCGCCTATGCCTACTCCGCACGCTGGGGCGAGTTCATCACCGGCCTGAGCTACCTGTGGGAAGGGCAGGTGCGACTTGTCGAAGAGGTGCTGCGCCCGGCGCTCGTGCACGCCGACGAAGCGCTCGGCCGTCGCCATCCGCTGTCGTGCATGCTCGCCTCGCTGCTGGCCGCCGCGGCCTACGAACGCGACCGCGTCGACGAAGCCGCCGCGCTGCTCGCCAACCGCCTCGACGTGCTGGAACGCACCGGCACCCCCGAAACCGCGCTGCTCGCCTACCGCACGGCCGCCCGCGTCGCTGCCGCGCAGGGCGTGGAGCACCGCGCGCTGGACCTCCTCGAGACCCTTTTCGCGATCGGCGCCGCGCGCAACATGCCGCGCCTGTGCGTCGTCAGCCTCGCCGAACAGGCCCGCATGCACGCCGGCCGCTTTCGCCCCGAAACCTGCCGCGCGCTCGCCCAGCGCGTCGACGACATCCTCGCGCGCGAGGAGGGCAAACACGGCCCCGTGTGGCAGCGCATGGTGGAACTGCAACGAACGATGGCCCACGCCAACGCCGCCATCGCCGCCCAGGACTGGCGCAGCGCCCGCGATGCCCTCGAACGCGCCGCGCCCTTCGCCGAAGGCCTCAAGCTCGGCCGCGCCTACATCGAGAACATGGCGCTGCGCGCCTGGGTGCTCGACCGTTCGAGCGAACACGGCCGCGAGCTGCTGCGGGAAGCCATGGATCTCGCCCACACGTACGGGCTCGTCCGCGTCTTCGTCGATGCCCACCCCGCCATCGCCGACTGGGCGCGCAGCCTGTCCGTAGACGTATCCGGCGATCCCGAACCCGGCCGCAGCATCGCCGTGGCCCGCGTCCTGCGTCCGGCAACGCCCACGCCCCCCCGTGACGCCGCCGGTCCGCGTGCGATTCCGAGCATGGTGCTCACGCCCAAGGAGCGCGAAGTGCTCGAACTCCTCGCGCGCAACCTCTCCAACAAGGAGGTCGCGCAGGCGATGGGCGTCGGCGAGGAAACCGTGAAGTGGCACCTCAAGAACCTGTTCGGCAAGCTCGATGCTGCGAACCGCAAGCATGTGGTGCGGCGGGCGCAGTTGCTGGGCTTGCTGGAGGGGGCCGAGTAG
- a CDS encoding Rieske (2Fe-2S) protein — protein sequence MQYVDVCAVENIAPGDSLAVRAGGRDLALFNVDGVVHAIENACRHAGAALAGGKLCGRIVACPAHGWKYDVTTGALLVAPEISVQKYPVEIVDGRVRVAPDSAA from the coding sequence ATGCAATACGTCGATGTCTGCGCAGTGGAAAACATCGCCCCGGGCGACTCGCTGGCCGTGCGTGCCGGCGGTCGCGACCTTGCGCTGTTCAATGTCGATGGCGTGGTGCATGCGATCGAAAACGCATGCCGTCATGCCGGCGCGGCACTCGCGGGCGGAAAGCTGTGCGGCCGCATTGTCGCCTGCCCGGCCCACGGATGGAAGTACGACGTCACGACGGGCGCGCTCCTCGTGGCCCCCGAGATTTCGGTACAGAAATATCCGGTCGAAATTGTCGACGGCAGGGTGCGCGTCGCGCCCGACAGCGCCGCCTGA